The Arachis ipaensis cultivar K30076 chromosome B03, Araip1.1, whole genome shotgun sequence region GAAAAGCTACTGATAATGTTGGAGTTCAAACAAGTCAACCCTCTAATCTTATTTCACAAGAAGTTCAAGTAAGTGAGCTCTCTAATCTTACTCAAAATACACATCAACATGAAACCAAAGTACCAAGATTAGAAAGAGATGTTGATATCTCTTTACTAGAAAGGGATCCAGGAAAGCGACATCCAATTTGACAGTATAATGTCAATGAACGTGATAAGATTCGTAGAGCATACATAATAGCTGGGCCATACCAACCAACTAATATTAGCTATCCAGCTTCTGGTAATAACAATCACCGTCGATATTTTCAATCTTCTTGGTTTAAGAAATTTTCAAGTTGGTTAGAATATTCACCAAAAAAAGATGCTGCTTATTGTTTGCCTTGCTACTTgtttggtaaacattatggtgctCGCAATGATGGAAAAAAATGCATTTTCAGAGTTAGGATTTAGTAATTGGAAGAAAGTAAACAATGGGGTAAATTGTGCATTTGTATGTCACGAGGGTTCTATTCCTAATTCTCCCCATAATTTATGTGTGAAATCTTGTGATGATTTAATGGCTCAATCTAAGCATATAGACAAAGTTCTTGATAGGCATAGTGATGAAACTATTGCAAATAATCGTTTAAGGTTAAAGACATCTATTAATACTATTCGATGGCTTGCATTTCAAGCATGTGCATTTAGAGGCGATGATGAAAGTCTTGGATCTTTGAATAGGGGAAATTTTATTGAGTTAATTAAGCTTTTAGCTTCCTGTAATCAGAATGTTAATAATGTTGTCCTTGAAAATGCTCCTGGAAATGCTCAATATATATCTCCCGGTGTTCAGAAAGATATATTGCATATCTTTGCTAGAAAAGTGCGTGCAACAATTCGAGAAGAAATTGGTGATTctaaattttgtataattattgATGAAGCAAGAGATGAGTCAAAGCGAGAACAAATGTCTGTGGTTTTGAGATTTGTAGACAAGCACGGTTGTGTTCAAGAAAGATTTTTTGATCTTATACATGTTTCTGATACATGTTCTTTGACATTGAAAACAGAAATTTCATTAGTTCTTTCTCGTTATAATCTTGATGTCCAAAATCTTAGGGGACAAGGGTACGATGGAGCTAGTAATATGCGTGATGAatggaatggattgcaagctctaTTTCTGAAAGATTGTCCTTTTGCTTATTACATTCATTGTCTTGCTCATCAATTACAATTAGCACTTGTTTCTGCAGCCAAAGAAGTTTGTTATGTTCATCAATTCATTTCAAAACTTACATTAATTGTGAATGTTGTGACTGTTTCTCCTAAATAGTATGTGAATTAGTAGAACGGTTTTATCCAGGTGACTTCAGTGACCAAGAGAAATTTCACATTAGAATGCAAGCTCAACATTATGAACTTGATGTTCCTAATCATGTTGAGTTAACTAACTTGTGCACAATTTCGGAGTTATGTCAAGGATTAACGAAGACAGGAAAGTCTTTAACATATCCTTTGATTGATCATTTGATTCGCTTGGTATTAACTTTCCCTGTTTCAACTGCTACAACTGAGAGAtctttttcagctatgaatattgtgaagaatagaCTCAGAAACAAAATGGACGATGAATTGCTTGCTAATTGTCTTtagatttacattgagaagaagattgttgaaaaatttgacacagattctattattgatgaattttatgatatgaaAAATCGACGTGTaccacttcgttagtaaaaagtacacatttttttatactttaaatatatattctctatctgtatattttttttaataatccaCCACGCCGCAACCAGTAAGCACTTTCCTGCCTGTGTGTGCGCACATGTATGAAATTTTGCAGGGGTGTGCGGGCGCACAAGGCTGTCCGTGCGCACATATtagaaatcctgaaattctgtaactttgcagaatttcacaTTTTTAACACCATCTTTGAATGATCagaactttctctacaaaattccaaatttcacaaactttatatcgattaaaaggattttcaaagatctttagtTCTAGATAAGTTTCATcagattttgaaaaccgaggcaaaagttatgatcaaacaaagttcACTAAAAACCAACTTTTTACCAAAAACCTCAAGAACTCAATTTCACCAATTTCCACAATTCAAAGACAAGCTAACCATACCCCAAACAATACCAAAACAACATCAAGGTCCATACCATTACTCTCTCAACTCAATCATCCATAATATTCCCATTTACACCATTTATCACCATCAAAGTCCTTAATCATCAacatccaaaaccatcataaacactcataatcatcatcaaccaacaacaacatcaacaaccactACAAATCCTCATCAATTTCAATAATCATTACCAAACAAAATCTAACATTAACCAAGTCCATTATAAAACTCATCAACACCAATAATACTCAACAATCATTATAAACTACAATAACCAACTataaaatcatcatcaacatccaTCTTCAAATTTCAACACCCACCAACACAATTCATCAATATTCATCATTTATCAATACCAAGCATCACACTCAATCTCATTTCACGTCAATCTAAATATTTTACACCATATTATCATTacaacatcataattcatcaatataCTCAAAAATCATCAACCCATCATAACTCATCATAAATCATCATTCAACAGCTCAAATCCTCAAATCATTATACATCATCATCATACAACAATCCCAacaaccaatttaattcaatcctatcctatgggtcactagcctaatgttcagaaacattacatattacataaaggaaaccgaaatcataccttggccgattcccaaatgctccaaacaccaaaacaaaatcaccaaacttgatccaaagcctcaaccaactccaacaaacaccaaagctcaaactaacaacacatatatcactaaaatcaaaacctaagatacataaaacaactaaacacaagggtttagtgaaaccttaccttatccaacgtgAGTAGGgataaaatccaacaattacccgctactagagaccacctaaacaagcaaaatcacaaaatctactcaaaatccatAACCAAAATCCCGCAGAAACTTAGGGCAGAAAACTGGGGAGTAAGAGTCGATATCTTACCAGATTTCTTTACATATAAAGGAAGAGCTcgtcaagagcttcgcgtggcctcaaatggctcgtcaatcgaagctccggatcaaaagttatggttttCGGAAGTTGAGGATGAATAGTGCcacttccttcttcctctcttctttcaTAACCAGCGCTCCTTTCTTTGTGGGTTGCTGAAAATGAGCTTAAGGCTCATTAAAGGGTGcttttatatgttgggtttgggcccaacttgggcacGGTATAACCCGTTAGCGTTTCTAGCCCGTTCAgcctaactttgggccaaacctttaacactGACACCCGGTTTTCCGttcctaatatttttctaaagttttcgACTGTCCTCACTTTTTCTCACATAGTACTGGGCAGATTTAAACTGGTTCAACTGCCAGTTCAcattttttcatgttttttcgcagaaaacacattttctgactcggaaagacctactgagtccaaaaatcatatttaaatccccaaattctaaTTCCAACTTTTCATAACTTAATTTgggtatttaaattattttattcgtgaaaactccggttcttacatcctcccctccATAGAAAGATTTTCGCTCTCAAAAATCTGATCCACGCGATGTAATATATATgcctatatatatattctccacGAAGCATCCTACTTTAACGTTGTCAAACTAACAAGTTGTAAAAGCATCTCGTTCATCATCATCCTATCGTGTCGATGTGCTCTCTCGCCTTCCGCTgtgtcactctgattatcgtcgttaagaatttgaaaattttcCTTAAACCACATActaattttgtaatatttttcaaaacctttaaaacaagttCAATCTAAATGAGTCCATTATTAAAACCTTATCAAAAGAGTCAAAAATATTGTAATGTGTAAACCAATCACTTTGAAACACGATTTTTCCTAAACTAATTAGAATCCTTAAATCATAAACCTTTCGATTTGAATCCCTTTttataaatcaaattttcaaactaAAATCACAAGTTAACAAAATCTTAGGACTCACTTTCCTTTTTAAATCATCTCATTTGATCAAAAGTTTCAGtcctagtttcaaaaccaaatcaatcaaatcaaagtTCTCAAACCAAGTCTAAAAATCAATCAAATCTTTAAAACTTTTCAACACGAACGACGATAATCTATACTATGAAGATAAATTGAGACTTGGTCATCGGCTTCATAATTACCTCAACCCTATTGATGTGATCGACCCGCCTCATGTATTCCTTGGCGTGGGCAATCTCTAACCAATTGTCCTGGTGAGCCACACTTGTAACATAGTTTCTTACCCAACTGGCATGGCCTATTCGGATGGTAGTTCCCACACTCCTGACATTTCATATCAGGGGAGTAAGCTCTTGACCGCTTTCCCTCACTAGATCTCTTGAAGTTCTGTCCCTTTGGCCCAAGGTAATCGTCGCGTTCCCTACTAGTGTTTCCTCCATGAGTATCCTTTGACGAGGCTACCGTCTTTGCGTATTCCTAAACCACTCTTGCCTTGTTCACCAGATCAGAGAAAATCCgaatctccataggagccacagcaGTTATGATGTCGTCCTTCAAGCTCCTTTGATACTGGACACACTTCCAACTTTCATAGGTCTCCGGGGTACCCTGACATGCCctagagaacctacagagttcctcAAACTTGCTTGTGTAGTCCGCCACAGAGagggaaccttgcttcagctgcatcagTTCTATCTCCTTCGCTTCCCTTACAGACtcaggaaagtacttcttgtaaAAGGCCGTCTGGAATACATCCCAAGGAACATCGGCGTTCTGAAGTTGGAGCAAGCGGCATTCCGCCTGCCACCAATGTTGGGCCTCTTCCAGAAGCTGATAAGCAGCAAACTCCACATATTGGTTGTTCGGGACATGTTGTGCATTGCAGTGCACGCTCCATAGCTTGGAACCAGTTATCCGCTTCTGTGGGATTGGTCGATCCTCTGAAAGTCGGTGGGTGAACTTTCAGAAACGTAGCCAGGGTCATCCGAGCACCTCCCAAGTCATCACCATTTCCATCTCCATTCCCCGCCGGTTAGCCTAGCCTCTGCATAGCTTGCAGAGTCGCAGAAGCATTCACCTCCATGGTATTCGCAAGATTCGCCATTGCCGCCATGAACTCGACATGGTTGTCGACCAGTTGCTTGTTTCTACTCTCTCTTCATGAACTTGTACGACCTCATCCgcgagtagccattagggttcctgtctacaccaaacaatcgatatcaaggtgatcagtctcaataccaaaagcctagtgcttccaTTATaccaaacaggcactcacaaacaagcatgctatacaatatcaagtagataacctaatagcatcaaagaaaaagacacacagagtaagcaacgaagcacaatcggtccattcctcaggctcacgaggacgaaccgctctgataccactaaatgtaacaccccaattaccctatgccttacctctagccgtaaagccaaggttaatcagagattacgacagtcctaaggcttatacatatttatatatagaaggaagtaatatattctagaagcctgatgaataATATAGCTCAAAATCagaatttgaaaagcgcaaaatgtACTAGCGAAACTACTAAATtaaagcacaagaaatagataataTATAGCAAGATATCATAGCATAATAttataagaatctagccacagctcgcagagtttaagccggctagccatatatacaAATAACTAGAAGACTGTAGTTCAAAaaggcttatacaagttttgttctctcaaataaaaGTCTCTaggcaaaataaaatacaaaagtgagagtacaattaaaaaaataaccaaGATGACAACAAAACAGAATAAGATCCTCCGTTCTGATACCATCACCCAACTCACTGCGGTgtgttgcgacctgcatctgaaaacaacaacaacgtatggaatgagaaccggaggttctcagtatggtaacagtgtccaatgatgtaagatgtaaggctccgggagccgaaggcaatcctagaacttcacatcacatacggatatctaagcttagaataaaataaaataaaataaaataaataactaacgaacttaaaccataaaccgggttTCTAAACTTAgaggaattctaactaatactaatcacaccgctgtatcccacagcccttgccaacctaacctccgcGTGATCtcatcgccaccacctacctaacctcctcagcaccagacaatcacaattaatgcaaacaagtaaaacacagataatattcaTATACGACAAGTAGTTTAAGAAGTAGATAGGCATGttaaacaattaggcaaactcaagtaaacaaagcagaCAAGCATAttgaagatgcacatgatgaatgtctgccctattggctgtgatatcacatgtcggttatcgCTAAACCCGATAGAAAATTCGGtcgacaactcccggattagtctctctattgcgcataaggaggaaaattccaagggatgagtgccctaccaccttctcctttcagagggaaatattCCGACAGAGAgtaccctaccaccttcctctggttgccgtatgattccgtgggttagtgccctaccaccttgcaatcagagagaaatcgcattttcaggaggaataattctgagggatgagtgccctactaccttctcctttcagagggaaatattccgagggagagtgcctaccaccttcctctggttgcgaaaaatatgagtgagaagcccagcttcaCTCTCACATCTGAACGTAGGCGAGAGACTACCACAGCCCCTACGATGGAGAACAATgcatatcataatcacatattCCATCTTAGAGGCCATTCCTCTAAAAATACTCCCACTCAtactcatcacaaccatcataAATTGATAAGTTCCATTCTGAACTCCTTAGTTCATCAATTCCTCAATTCCAATACCATCCTCCTTCCTTACCTACCAtatccatcctcagtacaccagaaacctaagcctccgttctctaacttttcaaagtaatacCGAGTAAATTACCTAGGACCCTTCCCATGTTCTAATACCCGAAATTAAGCccagagtcttaaaatggtgttgtagaagcttacaagcttgttgggaaggtgaaatagttgaaaacaaagtttaagtttgagaaacaaggcgtgtgcgtacgcacaggtaccaaaattcacaatgtctgttcactcgcacaacctgtgctagcgcccccaacagactgaccttcccaacgtgtgcgatcgcacagggctgtgcgtacgtACTGGTTGTAAACCCTCATTGGATATGCGCGCGCACCAGCTATGCTAGCGCTCAAAACAGGAAGCCTTCTcctgcgtgtgcgtacgcacaggtctgtgcgtgcgcacaagtttAAAATCTCGCAGGGGTGGGCgggcgcacaaggctgtgcgtgcgcacacatcaAAAATCCTGAAAttttgcaactttgcagaatttcagattttcaacaccatctttgaatgatcataacttcctctacaaaatttcaaatttcacaaactttatatcgattaaaaggattttcaaagatctttaattctagataagtttcatcagattttgaaaatcgaggcaaaagttatgatcagacaaagttcactaaAAACCAGCTTTTTACCAAAAACCTCAAGAACTCAATTTCACCAATTTCCACAATTCAAAGCCAAGCTAACCATacaccaaccaaaaccaaaacaacatcAAGGTGCATACCATTAGTCTCTCAACTCAATCATCCATAATATTCCCATTTACACCATTTATCACCATCAAAGTCCTTAATCATCAACATCTAAAACCATCATAaacactcataatcatcatcaaccaacaacaacatcaacGACCACTACAAATCCTCATCAATTTCAATAATCATTACCAGACAAAATCTAACATTAACCAAGTCCATTATAAAACTCATCAACACCAATAATactcaacaatcatcatcaactaCAATAACCAACCATAAGATTATCATCAATATCCATCTTCAAATCTCAACTCCCACCAACACAATTCATCAATATTCAtcatctatcaataccaagtatcACACTCAATCTCATTTCACCTCAATCTAAATATTTCACACCATATTATCATTacaacatcataattcatcaatataCTCGAAAATCATTGAcccatcataattcatcataaatcatcattCAACGACTCAAATCCTCAAATCATTATACATCATCATCATACAACAATCCCAacaaccaatttaattcaatcctatcctatgggtcactagcctaagtatccagaaacattacatattacataaagaaaaacaaaaccatatcttggccgatttccaaatgctccaaacaccaaaacggaaccaccaaacttgatccaaagcctcaaccaactccaacaaacaccaaagctcaaactaacaacacatatatcactaaaatcaaaacctaagatacataaaacaactaaacacaaagatttagtgaaaccttaccttatccaaccTGAGTAGGGGTAAAATCCACTAATTGCCCGCTACTAGAGaccacctaaacaagcaaaatcacaaaatctactcaaaacccaTAACCAAAATTGCGAAGAAACTTTGGGCAGAAAAATTGGGAGTAAGATGCGAGATCCTACCAGATTTctttaaataaaaagaaagagcTCGTCGAGATCTTCGCGTGGCtgcaaatggctcgtcaatcggagctccagatcaaaagttatggcttcCGGAAGTTGAGGATGAATAGTGCcacttccttcttcctctcttctttcaTAACCAGCGCCCCTTTCTTTGTGGGTTGCTGAAAATGAGCTTAAGGCTCATTAAAGGGTGCTTTTATATGTTAGGTTTGGGCCCAACTTgagtccggtccaacccgttagcgtttctAGCCCGTTCGACCCAACTTTGAGCCAAACCTTTAACATTGACGCCCGGTTTTCCattcctaatatttttctaaggttttcgactGTCCTCACTTTTTCTcacacagtaccggacagattTAAATTGGTTCAACTGTCAGTTTGCGGTTTTtcacagaaaacacattttctgactcggaaagacctactgagtccaaaaatcatatttaaatccccaaattctcattacAACTTTTCGGAACTTAATTTGgacatttaaattatttttttcgtgaaaactccggttcttacaaaaaacatacaaaaaaaatattttgaatagtTAATTTAACCTTTACATANNNNNNNNNNNNNNNNNNNNNNNNNNNNNNNNNNNNNNNNNNNNNNNNNNNNNNNNNNNNNNNNNNNNNNNNNNNNNNNNNNNNNNNNNNNNNNNNNNNNNNNNNNNNNNNNNNNNNNNNNNNNNNNNNNNNNNNNNNNNNNNNNNNNNNNNNNNNNNNNNNNNNNNNNNNNNNNNNNNNNNNNNNNNNNNNNNNNNNNNNNNNNNNNaaactatttttatttttattaaagttttaattttttgagAATTATATAATAGTAACAAAATGTAACAACATATATTTAAATACGCAAACATAATAGTCTTTACATTTAAGTAGAATCCGTTGATATAGACTAAAAACATAACAGTTATTTGACTTCTggagagtagaagagaaacaatCTTATATAGTGTACAATAAATTCTTATATATAGAGACTATTCTAAGTCaaaattaacaactattagtATTAATGAAATGCactaacaaatttttttaatgaatcaACATTTAACATGCGCTATCACTAGTTAATCCTAAAAAATATCCCAAATCATCACATGAATATCTCAAATTAAATTCTATCTATCTCAATTTATTGAAAATtagaaaaatctaaaatttattaatttagaatctacaaattaaaaataataaacaatatTCAAACCATTAGTTAATAATATGTATGTATTTAAGAATTGGGTAATACTAAATCTAATAAATGTATAATTTTAAATgttacatatataaaattatatatagatATTAAGTTAAAGATATTTCCCCTATTTTCACTATCCAACACGTATACATAGAATTttatacatagaaaataaaaaatacaaaaaattataaaacaaatcTTAAATATTATTATGTGATCATATTAGAATCAAcaaataaatacatatattaaaataataattaaaaataataaataatattaaatataataaatatgtaaTTATGTATGTTATGACCTAATAAATTAGTccaaatatttattttttgtcaaaTCGGCCCATCCAATTTAATACAGGTGATAATCATAGGTTAGGGAACGTAATCGGTCTCCCAAGATCATAACTTAAAATATTATTGATCTCGTACAAATTTACAAGTTAATCAATAAACGTACTCATCAAGttgatcaattaaaaaaaatgaaatttacaATCTAATAGAGTATGAGATAGTTACTTCGCtacattattataataattaaagaaTAAATAGTCATTTTAGCACTCAAAAAATTCTAATTGATAAAAATAGATTCCGGCAAATTTTTTTTGACAAAATGATTCTCTAAATATATTTTTCGTTAGACAAAATAGTCTAACCTTTGTTTCATTAACCTGAgcatttcactacaagaaaatcatTAAATAATGTCaaattttttgttgaatttaGCGTCATACATTAGTGGCAGAATTATCGGCAGATTGGCAATAAATTTGTCAGGTAAAAAAAAGTTACCGACGGATTCAGTTTTTCGACAATAAATTCACCGGGAACAATtggagagaaaaaagaaaaaaatggtgaGAACATTACTGGAggataaatctgacggtaaccTAATTAGTACAACAATGTATTTTGGTCCATCACAAAGCGTTATTGTCGGATTTATCCACAGGTAAACATGCCCTAAATTCGAATTACAAACCCTTTCCCTCATCATTTTCGAatgactctctctctctaaccttttcctctttatctctctctctctctcctccccgTATGTATGTATTTAAGAATTGGGTAATACTAAATCTAATAAATGTATAATTTTAAATgttacatatataaaattatatatagatATTAAGTTAAAGATATTTCCCCTATTTTCACTATCCAACACGTATACATAGAATgatatacatagaaaataaaaaatacaaaaaattataaaacaaatcTTAAATATTATTATGTGATCATATTAGAATCAAcaaataaatacatatattaaaataataataaaaaataataaataatattaaatgtAATAAACATGTAATTATGTATGTTATGACGTAATAAATTAGTccaaatatttattttttgtaaaatcGGCCCATCCAATTTAATACAGGTAATAATCATGGGTTAGGGAATGTAACCGGTCTCCCAAGATCATAACTCAAAATATTATTGATCTCGTACAAATTTACAAGTTAATCAATAAACGTACTCATCAAGttgatcaattaaaaaaaatgaaatttacaATCTAATAGAGTATGAGATAGTTACTTCGCtacattattataataattaaagaaTAAATAGTCATTTTAGCACTCAAAAAATTCTAATTGATAAAAATAGATTATGATAAATTTTTTTGACAAAATGATCCTCTAAATATATTTTTCATTGGACAAAATAGTCTAACCTTTGACTCATTAACCTGAGCAtattactacaagaaaaatattaaataatgtcgaATTTTTTGTTGAATTTAGCGTCGTACATTAATGGCAGAATTATCGGCAGATTAGCAATAAATTTGTCGGGTAAAAATAATTACCGACGGATTCAGTTTTTCGACAATAAATTCACCGGGAACAATtggagagaaaaaagaaaaaaatggtgaGAACATTACTGGAggataaatctgacggtaaccTAATTAGTACAACAATGTATTTTGGTCCATCACAAAGCGTTATTGTCGGATTTATCCACAGGTAAACATGCCCTAAATTCGAATTACAAACCCTTTCCCTCATCATTTTCGAatgactctctctctctaaccttttcctctttatctctctctctctctcctccccaTCCCTCCCAAACCACCTCCAATAGCCCCTTCTGGCAGCATTAGCCACCACCGATAACGTTCAAAGACTGCGCGACTCGGATGGTGCTCCTTGTGTCGTGTTAGTCATTCTGTCACCTCCATTTTCGTCGCTTCCGCCACTACTGCCGCCACTACTATCGCCGCCGCTCTTTGTATCGCTGGAATCGCCTCCTTCCTCCCTTCAGGTAGATTGTCCTCCTCCCTCTCTTTATTATTGTTTtacaattttatttaaaaaaaaacctaaTCTAGTCGTCCTATCGGTTGGTCACTGTCGCTACCACTACACCGTCCATGATGCCACTACGCTAGAAAATTCTCTGTAGCACCACTGTCTTCAGATAACTTACTCACTAATTATTAGTTTAGAGTAGTTAAACCCTAGCTAAACGTGTTAGTCATTTTGTCGCCTCCATTTTCGTCGCTTCCGCCACTACTGCCGCCACTACTATCGCCGCCGCTCTTTGTATCGCTGGAATCGCCTCCTTCCTCCCTTCAGGTAGATTGTCCTCCTCCCTCTCTTTATTATTGTTTtacaattttatttaaaaaaaaacctaaTCTAGTCGTCCTATCGGTTGGTCACTGTCGCTACCACTACACCGTCCATGATGCCACTACGCTAGAAAATTCTCTGTAGCACCACTGTCTTCAGATAACTTACTCACTAATTATTAGTTTAGAGTAGTTAAACCCTAGCTAAACCataatttatctaattttaatttgttatggGTTGGAAACATAAGCTTTgcacttcctctctctctccctctctctcgctCTCACATTAGGTTTTCTTTCCGATTTATCTTGCAACTAAACTTTCAATTCACATTTAGCTTGTAATAACTCATCAAATTTGTTCAATACCTCACGTGTTTGTTTAATTCTGCTATTTTCAGCTGTCGTAGCTtaatttttcaaaacttctttaagtGTGTAATGATTTTGATTTGGATATATAATAATTGCTAAGCTTAAAGTTGTTATATGAAAGCTTTTGAAATATCTCCTTCTCTGCTGGGCAATGCGTGCATCGGCATTACTTTCACAATATTTTTCTTGTCctatttatgattttttatttgggCAACGCTAGGTAACCAATGACTTATCTAGCCAACATGACCAACGGGCCTTGAAAGTGGCCCATGTGAACTAAAATTGTCCCCAAAACTTAATTTTAACCATCCTAATTTTATCACTAATCCTAATCAGCTACCCCTTGTTGACCAATCAGTCAAAACCGTTTTCCCTACCCCCAGAAATTGAACGTGCACAACGCTCATAAGGAAAAGTGAATAGCCTTCCCCACTAAAGGTCTTTTCGTTTCCGGGTTCTGTCCATCCAACTTCTCTGCTGCTGCCATCATTCGTGGAGCCCCTCCCCCGTGCAGGAATCGAGCGGCCGTGAACGAAGAGGATGCCCCCCTATCCTCAAATGCGTTCCCCGCACCAGTGACAGCGCCC contains the following coding sequences:
- the LOC107633578 gene encoding zinc finger MYM-type protein 1-like, translated to MEKNAFSELGFSNWKKVNNGVNCAFVCHEGSIPNSPHNLCVKSCDDLMAQSKHIDKVLDRHSDETIANNRLRLKTSINTIRWLAFQACAFRGDDESLGSLNRGNFIELIKLLASCNQNVNNVVLENAPGNAQYISPGVQKDILHIFARKVRATIREEIGDSKFCIIIDEARDESKREQMSVVLRFVDKHGCVQERFFDLIHVSDTCSLTLKTEISLVLSRYNLDVQNLRGQGYDGANCPFAYYIHCLAHQLQLALVSAAKEVCYVHQFISKLTLIVNVVTVSPKYDQEKFHIRMQAQHYELDVPNHVELTNLCTISELCQGLTKTGKSLTYPLIDHLIRLVLTFPVSTATTERSFSAMNIVKNRLRNKMDDELLANCL